One Nocardioides aromaticivorans genomic window carries:
- a CDS encoding acetate uptake transporter — translation MTDTAPASTPASIPASTVPAAAAAPEWGDPFPLGLASFGISALVLASVMSGMIDAAATPAVLSLALALGFLTEIVAGVIHFRRGETFPGLVFTAYAGFWLSYALLVQFYAPMVTADGAAVTGMFLLAWALFSTYMLLAALRTNTTTVAIFVLLCAVFYLAALGAFSESTGLGHLAGYVLVADAALALYASAAVIVNTTWDRTLLPLP, via the coding sequence ATGACCGACACCGCACCCGCCAGCACCCCCGCCAGCATCCCCGCGAGCACCGTTCCTGCCGCGGCCGCGGCACCCGAGTGGGGCGACCCGTTCCCCCTCGGCCTCGCCAGCTTCGGCATCTCCGCCCTCGTCCTCGCCAGCGTGATGTCCGGGATGATCGATGCGGCCGCCACCCCGGCCGTCCTGTCCCTCGCGCTCGCCCTCGGCTTCCTCACCGAGATCGTCGCCGGCGTCATCCACTTCCGGCGGGGCGAGACCTTCCCCGGCCTCGTCTTCACCGCGTACGCCGGCTTCTGGCTCAGCTACGCGCTGCTCGTCCAGTTCTACGCACCCATGGTGACCGCCGACGGTGCCGCCGTGACCGGCATGTTCCTGCTGGCCTGGGCCCTCTTCTCGACGTACATGCTCCTCGCGGCGCTGCGCACGAACACCACCACCGTGGCGATCTTCGTGCTGCTCTGCGCCGTCTTCTACCTCGCAGCCCTCGGCGCCTTCAGCGAGAGCACGGGCCTGGGCCACCTCGCCGGCTACGTGCTCGTCGCCGACGCCGCGCTGGCCCTCTACGCCTCCGCCGCGGTCATCGTGAACACCACGTGGGACCGCACGCTCCTCCCGCTCCCCTGA
- the mftM gene encoding mycofactocin oligosaccharide methyltransferase MftM, giving the protein MSAAQIQPLEAPCDGVYRDELVEVRAQAGATPRLDLHTVRTPHFDLTAVGHRAVVVHRVPPERIDDDLSGLLADELFQPGWLRGGELFEHLFTGIVLSSHPDPVVAWEGFYRRTLDRVGDAIEGPSAGAHGTIADYAPVYARVEELLAEGTVLELGCCFGFLALRLAQAGLQVTASDISPGTVDLLAAVAPRLGVPLTTRVDDAARVHAPDRSVDNVLAIHLLEHLDAAHGARVLAEALRLARRRVVVAVPLEDEADATWGHVRTISLTDLDAWGRATGLPYRVDDHHGGWLVVDVEDPVGARATGAPRVLRKPPTLPKDPA; this is encoded by the coding sequence ATGAGCGCCGCGCAGATCCAGCCGCTCGAGGCACCGTGCGACGGTGTCTACCGCGACGAGCTGGTCGAGGTCCGCGCCCAGGCCGGGGCCACGCCCCGCCTCGACCTGCACACCGTGCGCACGCCGCACTTCGACCTGACCGCCGTAGGGCACCGGGCGGTGGTGGTGCACCGGGTGCCGCCGGAGCGGATCGACGACGACCTGTCCGGGCTGCTGGCGGACGAGCTCTTCCAGCCGGGCTGGCTGCGCGGGGGCGAGCTCTTCGAGCACCTGTTCACCGGCATCGTCCTCAGCTCCCATCCCGACCCGGTCGTCGCGTGGGAGGGCTTCTACCGCCGCACCCTCGACCGGGTCGGGGACGCGATCGAGGGCCCGTCGGCGGGAGCGCACGGCACGATCGCCGACTACGCGCCGGTGTACGCCCGGGTCGAGGAGCTGCTCGCGGAGGGCACCGTGCTGGAGCTCGGCTGCTGCTTCGGGTTCTTGGCCCTGCGTCTGGCCCAGGCGGGCCTCCAGGTCACCGCCTCCGACATCTCCCCCGGCACGGTCGACCTGCTCGCGGCGGTCGCGCCGCGCCTCGGGGTGCCGCTGACGACCCGGGTGGACGACGCCGCGCGCGTGCACGCCCCGGACCGCAGCGTCGACAACGTGCTGGCGATCCACCTGCTCGAGCACCTCGACGCCGCGCACGGGGCGCGGGTCCTCGCCGAGGCGCTCCGCCTCGCGCGGCGCCGGGTCGTGGTCGCGGTCCCCCTCGAGGACGAGGCGGACGCGACCTGGGGCCACGTCCGCACGATCTCCCTGACCGACCTCGACGCGTGGGGACGGGCCACCGGCCTGCCCTACCGCGTCGACGACCACCACGGCGGGTGGCTGGTCGTCGACGTCGAGGACCCGGTCGGGGCCAGAGCCACAGGCGCGCCCCGCGTCCTGCGGAAACCACCCACCCTCCCGAAGGATCCAGCATGA
- a CDS encoding VWA domain-containing protein, whose product MEGAVHRFVRLLRLHGLRISTAELIDGLYAAAQPGVLDDRTLLRAALRVSLVKDRRDLAAFDHVFDRFFGLRAVVDEEVGHGHGHAHDDLSDDGELTDFTLSEQPGDVPADGHSHGKPDDIREFFKPEDMAQQFNLHQEANKIDIASLTDEIVLSDDTRLDPSQAARVQLTVSRMHNPGNPADLARSTGLQLDSELSVQQELALLSWLDERVADEGDDDPEAAASLAALRAALAPWLDQLPERIREHLEQLMSLEREIETRELEAVRAETVDEHERAELEESLRRLLRSLHGAPRPRRKAAASGVVDGRRTMRTNMRYDGVPFRPVTVSKVEDRPRLVVLCDVSLSVRSTARFTLHLVHSLQAMASSVRTFAFVKDLVEITDLFAEHRIEDALSLVMAGLPAGGVLDVDADSDHGNAFTEFLERHGSAVNRRTTVVVLGDGRNNGQDPGLRAFEEIARRARSTIWLTPEPRYSWGLGSCDLPLYAEHCDRVEVVRNLRGLDRVAVPVPVPR is encoded by the coding sequence GTGGAGGGCGCCGTCCACCGCTTCGTCCGCCTGCTGCGCCTGCACGGCCTGCGGATCAGCACCGCCGAGCTGATCGACGGCCTGTACGCCGCCGCGCAGCCCGGCGTGCTCGACGACCGCACGCTGCTCCGAGCGGCCCTGCGGGTCAGCCTGGTCAAGGACCGCCGCGACCTCGCGGCCTTCGACCACGTCTTCGACCGCTTCTTCGGCCTCCGGGCGGTGGTCGACGAGGAGGTCGGGCACGGCCACGGGCACGCGCACGACGACCTGTCGGACGACGGGGAGCTGACCGACTTCACCCTGTCCGAGCAACCGGGCGACGTACCGGCGGACGGGCACTCGCACGGCAAGCCGGACGACATCCGGGAGTTCTTCAAGCCCGAGGACATGGCCCAGCAGTTCAACCTGCACCAGGAGGCCAACAAGATCGACATCGCGTCGCTGACCGACGAGATCGTGCTGTCGGACGACACGAGGCTGGACCCGTCGCAGGCGGCGCGGGTGCAGCTGACGGTCAGCCGGATGCACAACCCCGGCAACCCGGCCGACCTGGCCCGCTCGACCGGCCTGCAGTTGGACTCGGAGCTGTCGGTGCAGCAGGAGCTCGCACTGCTCAGCTGGCTCGACGAGCGCGTGGCCGACGAGGGGGACGACGACCCGGAGGCGGCAGCCTCGCTGGCGGCGCTGCGTGCCGCGCTCGCGCCGTGGCTGGACCAGCTGCCGGAGCGGATCCGCGAGCACCTCGAGCAGCTGATGTCCCTGGAGCGGGAGATCGAGACCCGCGAGCTCGAGGCGGTCCGGGCCGAGACGGTCGACGAGCACGAGCGGGCCGAGCTGGAGGAGTCGCTGCGCCGGTTGCTGCGCTCGCTGCACGGCGCGCCGCGGCCCCGCCGCAAGGCCGCGGCCAGCGGCGTCGTCGACGGTCGCCGGACCATGCGCACCAACATGAGGTACGACGGCGTCCCGTTCCGTCCGGTCACGGTCAGCAAGGTCGAGGACCGGCCCCGGCTGGTCGTGCTGTGCGACGTCTCGTTGTCGGTGCGCTCCACCGCGCGGTTCACGCTGCACCTCGTGCACAGCCTGCAGGCGATGGCCTCCAGCGTGCGCACCTTCGCCTTCGTCAAGGACCTCGTGGAGATCACCGACCTCTTCGCCGAGCACCGCATCGAGGACGCCCTGTCGCTCGTCATGGCCGGGCTGCCGGCCGGCGGCGTGCTCGACGTCGACGCCGACTCCGACCACGGCAACGCCTTCACGGAGTTCCTCGAGCGGCACGGCTCCGCCGTCAACCGTCGTACGACGGTCGTGGTGCTCGGCGACGGCCGCAACAACGGCCAGGACCCGGGCCTGCGCGCCTTCGAGGAGATCGCCCGCCGCGCCCGCTCGACGATCTGGCTGACGCCCGAGCCGCGGTACTCGTGGGGCCTGGGCAGCTGCGACCTCCCGCTCTACGCCGAGCACTGCGACCGGGTCGAGGTCGTGCGCAACCTCCGCGGCCTCGACCGGGTGGCGGTGCCGGTCCCGGTCCCGCGATGA
- a CDS encoding AAA family ATPase, whose product MTDTDFDFADVADTRARFAQEGYLADDQLATTVFLQSRLDKPVLLEGPAGVGKTQLALSLARATGRRLLRLQCYEGQDETKALYEWDYGKQLLYTQILREKIGQVVKDATDLTDAVEQIAKQDSVFFSERFLTPRPLLEAIDSEDPVVLLIDEVDRADEALEAVLLELLAEYQISIPEVGTIRAKHAPYVVLTSNNTRDLSAALKRRCLHLFLDYPDPERELEIIRSKETGLADELAAHLVDIVRGLRELDLRKAPSISETIDWARTLAVLGVEELSADVLSATLNVVVKYERDLRLSREALHRLVDPNAEVPASLHGHGHGHGHGHGHDHGHDHDDHPHGATPEDRDEGRRKRAEKDEPGRHHEAYYGGKGKPLGVREVSSGQGSRSFSTRKRPV is encoded by the coding sequence GTGACCGACACCGACTTCGACTTCGCCGACGTCGCCGACACCCGCGCCCGGTTCGCCCAGGAGGGCTACCTCGCCGACGACCAGCTGGCCACGACCGTCTTCCTCCAGTCCCGGCTGGACAAGCCGGTGCTGCTCGAGGGCCCTGCCGGCGTCGGCAAGACCCAGCTCGCGCTGAGCCTGGCCCGAGCCACCGGACGGCGGCTGCTGCGCCTCCAGTGCTACGAGGGCCAGGACGAGACCAAGGCCCTCTATGAGTGGGACTACGGCAAGCAGCTGCTCTACACCCAGATCCTGCGCGAGAAGATCGGCCAGGTCGTCAAGGACGCCACCGACCTCACCGACGCCGTCGAGCAGATCGCCAAGCAGGACTCGGTGTTCTTCTCCGAGCGCTTCCTCACCCCGCGCCCGCTGCTCGAGGCGATCGACTCCGAGGACCCCGTCGTACTGCTGATCGACGAGGTCGACCGGGCCGACGAGGCGCTCGAGGCGGTGCTGCTCGAGCTGCTGGCGGAGTACCAGATCTCGATCCCCGAGGTCGGCACGATCCGCGCCAAGCACGCGCCGTACGTGGTGCTGACGTCGAACAACACCCGCGACCTCTCCGCCGCCCTCAAGCGGCGCTGCCTGCACCTCTTCCTCGACTACCCCGACCCGGAGCGCGAGCTCGAGATCATCCGGTCCAAGGAGACCGGGCTCGCCGACGAGCTGGCCGCCCACCTGGTCGACATCGTCCGCGGGCTGCGCGAGCTCGACCTCCGCAAGGCGCCGAGCATCTCCGAGACGATCGACTGGGCACGCACCCTGGCCGTCCTGGGCGTCGAGGAGCTCAGCGCCGACGTGCTCTCGGCGACCCTCAACGTGGTCGTGAAGTACGAGCGCGACCTGCGGCTCTCGCGCGAGGCGCTCCACCGCCTGGTCGACCCCAACGCCGAGGTGCCCGCGTCGCTGCACGGCCACGGGCACGGACACGGGCACGGGCACGGACACGACCACGGGCACGACCACGACGACCACCCCCACGGCGCGACGCCCGAGGACCGCGACGAGGGGCGCCGGAAGCGCGCGGAGAAGGACGAGCCGGGCCGCCACCACGAGGCCTACTACGGCGGCAAGGGCAAGCCGCTCGGCGTGCGCGAGGTCAGCAGCGGCCAGGGCTCCCGGTCGTTCTCCACCCGCAAGCGTCCGGTGTGA
- the mdo gene encoding NDMA-dependent methanol dehydrogenase (This methanol dehydrogenase is considered a nicotinoprotein, since its NADP cofactor remains is not dissociable, but instead remains permanently bound. A member of this family has been shown to act as a formaldehyde dismutase, able to convert two molecules of formaldehyde (plus one water molecule) into one of methanol and one of formate, with no net change in its redox state. More recently, it was shown in Mycobacterium smegmatis that this enzyme is critical to ethanol utilization, for which the biosynthesis of the cofactor-like electron carrier mycofactocin is also required.) — MQVDDLLKPFPIKEFHPFPRALMGPGAHEMIGPEALKLGFRKTLVMTSGLRGTDIVHKIVESMKYHGLEVVVYDKVESNPKDYNVMDSVKLYQENECDSFVSIGGGSSHDACKGARVSVAHDGRNVNEFEGFNMSENPKNPPHIAVSTTAGTGSETSWAYVITDTTTDPDNPHKYVAFDDASVATLAIDDPVLYYDCPVDYTAQCGFDVLAHASEPYVSRLNFEPSLGNAIRAIKLTAENLREAVWNGQDLKGREGMMYAQYIAAQAFNSGGLGIIHSISHAISAFYDTHHGLNNAIALPRVWAFNMPTHYKRFAEIAEAMGVDTHGMSTVQAADAALAAAIRLLRDVGITEKFTDVTKDTYSKNRLGQGPTPFYQNAPTIIGDAADVDRITNHVLGDACTPGNAKECTFETVRPVVEHCMNGDLDDLLS; from the coding sequence ATGCAAGTCGACGACCTGCTCAAGCCGTTCCCGATCAAGGAGTTCCACCCGTTCCCGCGCGCCCTCATGGGCCCGGGGGCACACGAGATGATCGGACCGGAGGCCCTCAAGCTCGGCTTCCGCAAGACCCTCGTGATGACGTCGGGCCTGCGCGGCACCGACATCGTCCACAAGATCGTGGAGTCGATGAAGTACCACGGCCTCGAGGTCGTCGTGTACGACAAGGTCGAGTCCAACCCCAAGGACTACAACGTCATGGACTCGGTCAAGCTCTACCAGGAGAACGAGTGCGACTCGTTCGTCTCCATCGGTGGCGGCTCCTCGCACGACGCCTGCAAGGGCGCCCGCGTCTCGGTCGCGCACGACGGCCGCAATGTCAACGAGTTCGAGGGCTTCAACATGTCCGAGAACCCGAAGAACCCGCCGCACATCGCGGTCTCCACGACGGCCGGCACCGGCTCGGAGACGTCGTGGGCCTATGTCATCACCGACACCACGACCGACCCCGACAACCCGCACAAGTACGTCGCGTTCGACGACGCCAGCGTCGCCACCCTGGCCATCGACGACCCGGTGCTCTACTACGACTGCCCGGTGGACTACACCGCCCAGTGCGGCTTCGACGTGCTCGCGCACGCCTCCGAGCCGTACGTCTCGCGGCTCAACTTCGAGCCCTCGCTCGGCAACGCGATCCGGGCCATCAAGCTCACCGCGGAGAACCTGCGCGAGGCGGTCTGGAACGGCCAGGACCTGAAGGGCCGCGAGGGCATGATGTACGCCCAGTACATCGCCGCCCAGGCCTTCAACTCCGGCGGCCTCGGGATCATCCACTCGATCTCGCACGCGATCTCGGCCTTCTACGACACCCACCACGGCCTCAACAACGCGATCGCGCTGCCGCGGGTGTGGGCGTTCAACATGCCCACGCACTACAAGCGCTTCGCCGAGATCGCCGAAGCGATGGGCGTCGACACGCACGGCATGTCGACCGTGCAGGCCGCCGACGCGGCGCTGGCCGCGGCGATCCGGCTGCTGCGCGACGTGGGGATCACCGAGAAGTTCACCGACGTCACGAAGGACACGTACTCGAAGAACCGCCTGGGCCAGGGCCCGACGCCGTTCTACCAGAACGCGCCCACGATCATCGGCGACGCCGCGGACGTCGACCGGATCACCAACCACGTCCTCGGCGACGCCTGCACCCCGGGCAACGCCAAGGAGTGCACCTTCGAGACGGTGCGCCCGGTCGTGGAGCACTGCATGAACGGCGACCTGGACGACCTCCTGTCCTGA
- a CDS encoding vWA domain-containing protein encodes MSPSRATTLLVVRRVAIAVTFVLVLLRPGVGTADVPTQLSDVDVLVVVDRTRSMAALDYAGRKPRIEGVRDDLDALAEELPGARFAMIGFGAESRLTLPFTTDVSAFQSAVETLDLERPREGDGSSATRPVAEVVDVLERAAERRPDRRRVVVYVGDGEDTTSAGSGDSFDQVADLVVGGAVLGYGTTDGAEMPAADDLGLDSGYVEDPETGEPAISRADLDNLQEIADELDVDFSHRTGTGHMDRIVDSFEASYVDGERGDGPPAAHDLTWLLGLLLLGLVLVELRSGWRAVWRSQDALAPGKQVGP; translated from the coding sequence ATGAGCCCCTCCCGCGCCACCACCCTGCTCGTCGTACGACGGGTGGCGATCGCGGTCACCTTCGTGCTCGTGCTGCTGCGGCCCGGCGTCGGCACGGCCGACGTCCCGACCCAGCTCTCCGACGTCGACGTGCTGGTCGTCGTCGACCGCACCCGGTCGATGGCCGCCCTCGACTACGCCGGCCGCAAGCCGCGGATCGAGGGCGTCCGCGACGACCTCGACGCGCTGGCCGAGGAGCTGCCGGGCGCCCGCTTCGCGATGATCGGCTTCGGCGCGGAGAGCCGGCTGACCCTCCCGTTCACGACCGACGTCTCCGCCTTCCAGTCCGCCGTCGAGACCCTCGACCTGGAGCGTCCGCGCGAGGGCGACGGGTCCTCGGCGACCCGGCCGGTGGCGGAGGTCGTCGACGTGCTGGAGCGGGCGGCCGAGCGGCGGCCTGACCGGCGCCGCGTGGTCGTCTACGTCGGCGACGGCGAGGACACCACGTCCGCTGGCTCCGGCGACTCCTTCGACCAGGTCGCCGACCTCGTCGTCGGCGGCGCGGTGCTCGGCTACGGCACGACCGACGGCGCCGAGATGCCCGCGGCCGACGACCTCGGCCTCGACTCCGGCTACGTCGAGGACCCCGAGACCGGCGAGCCGGCGATCTCCCGCGCCGACCTCGACAACCTGCAGGAGATCGCCGACGAGCTCGACGTCGACTTCTCGCACCGCACGGGCACCGGTCACATGGACCGGATCGTCGACTCCTTCGAGGCGTCGTACGTCGACGGCGAGCGCGGCGACGGGCCGCCGGCCGCGCACGACCTCACCTGGCTGCTCGGCCTGCTGCTGCTCGGGCTCGTGCTCGTGGAGCTGCGGTCCGGCTGGCGCGCGGTGTGGCGCTCGCAGGACGCGCTGGCGCCGGGGAAGCAGGTCGGGCCGTGA
- a CDS encoding VWA domain-containing protein, which produces MDMTWNGGDTGFRWPWLVPALVLLVVVLMVWWARSRGRRTTAGASYVAHAARLRTLPRYQALVRRQVAIGACLTIAALVACSGAIVLGGRIQERQTLVQDDRSRDIILCLDASGSMAEVDAEVLREFRTIVSGLRGERVGLTIWSGVAITIFPLTDDYDFVLDQLTEAEDAFGTGGVYTDDYAIYTAGTVIDWEVQSQLGDGLASCVQRFDHRDQDRSRAIVLASDNEPIGEGIYDLDGAAELARDEKVVVHGIAAPMTADRPSAVRRFQDAVTSTGGTFSLLGQDGSAAGVIEAIGDLEAKEIERPPVVQVLDRPTLGTVLAGVGVGGLGAVWMVQGLLAVRARQEDES; this is translated from the coding sequence ATGGACATGACCTGGAACGGCGGCGACACCGGCTTCCGCTGGCCGTGGCTGGTGCCCGCCCTGGTGCTGCTCGTCGTCGTGCTGATGGTGTGGTGGGCGCGGAGCCGCGGGCGTCGTACCACCGCCGGGGCGTCGTACGTCGCCCACGCCGCGCGCCTGCGCACCCTGCCCCGCTACCAGGCCCTCGTCCGTCGGCAGGTGGCGATCGGCGCCTGCCTGACCATCGCGGCGCTGGTCGCCTGCTCCGGCGCGATCGTGCTCGGCGGGCGCATCCAGGAGCGCCAGACGCTCGTGCAGGACGACCGCTCGCGCGACATCATCCTGTGCCTGGACGCCTCCGGCTCGATGGCGGAGGTCGACGCCGAGGTGCTGCGCGAGTTCCGCACCATCGTCAGCGGGCTGCGCGGCGAGCGCGTCGGCCTGACCATCTGGAGCGGCGTCGCGATCACGATCTTCCCGCTGACCGACGACTACGACTTCGTGCTCGACCAGCTCACCGAGGCGGAGGACGCCTTCGGCACCGGCGGCGTCTACACCGACGACTACGCCATCTACACGGCCGGCACCGTCATCGACTGGGAGGTGCAGTCGCAGCTCGGCGACGGGCTCGCGTCCTGCGTCCAGCGCTTCGACCACCGCGACCAGGACCGCAGCCGCGCCATCGTGCTGGCCTCCGACAACGAGCCGATCGGCGAGGGCATCTACGACCTCGACGGAGCGGCCGAGCTCGCCCGCGACGAGAAGGTCGTCGTGCACGGCATCGCCGCCCCGATGACCGCGGACCGGCCCAGCGCGGTACGACGGTTCCAGGACGCCGTCACCAGCACCGGCGGGACCTTCTCGCTGCTCGGGCAGGACGGCAGCGCAGCCGGGGTGATCGAGGCGATCGGCGACCTCGAGGCCAAGGAGATCGAGCGACCGCCCGTCGTCCAGGTGCTCGACCGGCCGACGCTCGGCACGGTCCTCGCCGGGGTCGGCGTCGGTGGGCTCGGTGCGGTCTGGATGGTCCAGGGGCTCCTCGCCGTGCGCGCCCGGCAGGAGGACGAGTCATGA
- a CDS encoding DUF58 domain-containing protein, with protein sequence MPAHLPRIKARVSIHAHRKVRGLLEGEYAAVHVGRGIDFNDLREYVRGDDVKDIDWKASARSRQLLVKRYVAERKHTVLLCVSTGRSMAAMNDAAVSKRELTVFVAGLMGLLAVQHGDLVSLVHGDAAERHAEPPKGGELHLERLLGKVHDAIRPDGAPADLAALLRYVARTVRRRTILVVVCDDTHIPPESADLLRRLTVQHEVLLLTIGDLDPTLPAVAGRRLVDVDTTAEVPGWLRHDRRLRRELADLVGREEQQLRHRLDQLGVVHERVRDTDSAVTAVFRLLERQRHARRR encoded by the coding sequence ATGCCCGCCCACCTGCCCCGGATCAAGGCCCGCGTCTCGATCCACGCCCACCGCAAGGTGCGGGGCCTGCTCGAGGGCGAGTACGCCGCCGTCCACGTCGGGCGCGGGATCGACTTCAACGACCTGCGGGAGTACGTCCGCGGCGACGACGTGAAGGACATCGACTGGAAGGCGTCGGCCCGCAGCCGCCAGCTCCTCGTCAAGCGCTATGTCGCCGAGCGCAAGCACACGGTGCTGCTCTGCGTCTCGACCGGGCGCAGCATGGCGGCGATGAACGACGCCGCCGTCTCCAAGCGCGAGCTCACGGTGTTCGTCGCGGGCCTGATGGGCCTGCTGGCCGTCCAGCACGGCGACCTGGTCAGCCTCGTCCACGGCGACGCCGCCGAGCGGCACGCGGAGCCGCCCAAGGGAGGCGAGCTGCACCTCGAGCGACTGCTCGGCAAGGTCCACGACGCGATCCGGCCCGACGGCGCCCCTGCCGACCTGGCCGCCCTGCTGCGCTACGTCGCGCGGACCGTGCGCCGGCGGACCATCCTCGTCGTGGTCTGCGACGACACCCACATCCCGCCGGAGAGCGCCGACCTGCTGCGCCGGCTGACCGTCCAGCACGAGGTGCTCCTGCTGACCATCGGCGACCTCGACCCGACCCTGCCCGCCGTGGCCGGTCGCCGGCTCGTCGACGTCGACACCACCGCCGAGGTGCCCGGCTGGCTCCGCCACGACCGGCGCCTGCGTCGTGAGCTGGCCGACCTGGTGGGCCGGGAGGAGCAGCAGCTGCGGCACCGGCTCGACCAGCTGGGCGTCGTACACGAGCGGGTGCGGGACACCGACTCGGCGGTCACGGCGGTGTTCCGCCTGCTGGAGAGGCAGCGTCATGCCCGCCGCCGCTGA
- a CDS encoding AAA family ATPase, translated as MTEASTVPRRAPVDATLPLTEDELARASDLIGRISEAFSSRVVGQHRIRTGLLVTLLAEGHVLLESVPGLAKTLASATLAEAVNARFARIQCTPDLLPSDIIGTQVYDPRRHEFETQLGPVHANFVLLDEINRASAKTQSALLEAMQERQTSIAGTIHPLPDPFMVLATQNPIEEEGTYVLPHAQMDRFLLKEIVDYPSEDDELMVLERIDDGTLGQHMADVVAVADTDDVVELQGLVRRVYVDPAIRRYITSLVRATRTVTELLGPELGNYVEIGASPRGSIAFFQAARAMAVVQGRHYVIPEDVRELRHSVLRHRIHLSFEALADRVRPETVIDAVFRAVPTP; from the coding sequence ATGACCGAGGCCTCCACGGTGCCGCGCCGGGCACCCGTCGACGCGACGTTGCCGCTGACCGAGGACGAGCTGGCTCGCGCCTCCGACCTGATCGGCCGGATCTCCGAGGCCTTCTCCAGCCGCGTGGTCGGCCAGCACCGGATCCGCACCGGCCTGCTCGTCACGCTGCTCGCCGAGGGCCACGTCCTGCTGGAGAGCGTCCCCGGCCTGGCCAAGACGCTGGCGTCGGCGACGCTGGCCGAGGCCGTCAACGCGCGCTTCGCCCGCATCCAGTGCACGCCCGACCTGCTGCCCAGCGACATCATCGGCACCCAGGTCTACGACCCGCGCCGCCACGAGTTCGAGACCCAGCTCGGTCCGGTGCACGCCAACTTCGTGCTCCTCGACGAGATCAACCGTGCGAGCGCGAAGACCCAGTCGGCGCTGCTCGAGGCGATGCAGGAGCGGCAGACCTCGATCGCCGGCACCATCCACCCGCTGCCCGACCCGTTCATGGTGCTGGCGACGCAGAACCCCATCGAGGAGGAGGGCACCTACGTCCTCCCCCACGCCCAGATGGACCGATTCCTGCTCAAGGAGATCGTCGACTACCCGAGCGAGGACGACGAGCTGATGGTCCTCGAGCGGATCGACGACGGCACCCTCGGGCAGCACATGGCCGACGTCGTCGCGGTCGCCGACACCGACGACGTCGTCGAGCTGCAGGGCCTGGTCCGTCGCGTGTACGTCGACCCGGCGATCCGCCGCTACATCACCAGCCTGGTCCGGGCGACCCGCACGGTCACCGAGCTGCTCGGGCCCGAGCTGGGCAACTACGTCGAGATCGGCGCCAGCCCGCGCGGCTCGATCGCGTTCTTCCAGGCGGCGCGGGCGATGGCGGTCGTGCAGGGCCGTCACTACGTCATCCCGGAGGACGTCCGCGAGCTGCGCCACAGCGTGCTGCGCCACCGGATCCACCTCAGCTTCGAGGCGCTCGCCGACCGGGTCCGTCCCGAGACGGTGATCGACGCCGTGTTCCGCGCCGTCCCGACTCCCTGA